Proteins from one Besnoitia besnoiti strain Bb-Ger1 chromosome XIII, whole genome shotgun sequence genomic window:
- a CDS encoding Sas10/Utp3/C1D family protein (encoded by transcript BESB_030350), which yields MACSNFSSVLSNYRRELGSLRMWLEDFQAIRKANDSEEQGFQKLTALEVAQFQLAIAFASSSLFFTYLKTQGYDVKSHPVSQDLLRVQQYMRKVAAIVEQGDPPTRSTVVDSAAAKRVVAFHTRPRARDAACSSSAERNPEGAASEPATQPHASQRKRRLDADLRNSEVEVPHSGETSEAAVADQRAVAASADSDAAPDGEKEAGCSSSASTTPAGLAGDAAPENVREAGDTGRAKKRKMDTPKGINKKGLREGQRTREKLP from the exons ATGGCCTGCAGCAACTTCTCCTCCGTCCTGTCCAACTACCGTCGAGAACTCGGTAGTCTTCGCATGTGGCTCGAAGATTTCCAGGCAATTAGAAAAGCGAATGACAGCGAAGAGCAGGGGTTCCAAAAACTCACAGCTCTAGAGGTCGCCCAGTTCCAACTCGCCATTGCatttgcttcttcttcgctgtttTTCA CATACTTGAAAACGCAAGGCTACGACGTGAAGTCTCACCCTGTCTCTCAAGACTTG CTGCGGGTGCAGCAGTATATGCGAAAGGTTGCGGCCATCGTCGAGCAAG GAGATCCCCCTACGCGGTCAACCGTTGTCGACTCTGCCGCAGCAAAACGCGTGGTGGCTTTCcacacgcggccgcgggcacgAGATGCGGCATGCTCATCGTCCGCCGAGAGGAATCCCGAGGGAGCAGCATCTGAACCGGCAACTCAGCCACATGCgtcgcagagaaagagacgactTGACGCGGATTTGCGGAATTCTGAGGTGGAGGTGCCGCACAGCGGAGAAACGTCTGAAGCAGCAGTAGCGGACCAGCGAGCCGTCGCTGCATccgcagacagcgacgcagctcCTGATGGCGAGAAAGAAGCTggctgcagctcctctgcATCAACGACACCGGCTGGTCTTGCTGGAGACGCGGCACCGGAAAACGTacgagaggcgggcgacacAGGAAGGGCCAAGAAGCGAAAGATGGACACACCAAAAGGAATCAACAAGAAAGGCTTGCGCGAGGGTCAGCGCACTCGGGAGAAGCTTCCTTGA
- a CDS encoding hypothetical protein (encoded by transcript BESB_030360) — translation MGTFGVYTLLVLLGLGGTIFFVIRHVQGHPTGFMPYYLAVLLIVSLCSITCHAILLRRRLDHDLSAAQEASTIPLQTPQATPPKNRISRIQGCAKLLHAYAVFLFALLIAVLTLFDLITGYTISHFRPAHLARTMSLAIFQCILVVLALAWFLVALSVSSDDGKSSGIAPGRETIRPTSSSSRECRLPRWWLTQDSPGFQDIALKEVAVETPRGGSPPSGNVKQNGPFGRWGTGSASSEVSTTCPAGRGVSAQWEDLTESSDANQTVSGGVQPCVIGLPTFSVVRATPIRPPPRDD, via the coding sequence ATGGGGACGTTTGGCGTCTATACTCTCCTGGTTCTCCTCGGGCTTGGCGGCACAATTTTTTTCGTGATTCGGCACGTCCAAGGTCACCCCACTGGCTTCATGCCATATTACCTGGCAGTACTGTTGATTGTTTCGCTCTGTTCTATCACCTGTCACGCGATCCTCCTCAGACGGCGTTTGGATCATGATCTCTCGGCCGCCCAGGAGGCTAGCACCATTCCCCTCCAAACTCCGCAAGCCACTCCTCCAAAAAACCGAATTTCGCGCATTCAAGGTTGTGCAAAGCTTCTACATGCGTATGCTGTCTTCCTGTTTGCCCTGCTTATAGCCGTCCTCACGTTATTCGACCTTATAACGGGCTACACAATTTCTCATTTCAGGCCTGCCCACCTCGCGAGAACTATGTCACTTGCGATCTTCCAGTGTATCCTGGTTGTTCTGGCACTAGCGTGGTTCCTGGTAGCgctttctgtctcctcggaCGATGGGAAAAGCTCGGGCATCGCCCCCGGTCGAGAGACAATCAGACCaacttcctcttcctctcgagaatgccggctgccgcgctggTGGCTAACTCAAGACTCACCCGGTTTCCAGGATATTGCTCTAAAAGAAGTTGCCGTAGAGACGCCGCGTGGAGGGAGCCCACCTTCCGGAAACGTCAAACAGAACGGGCCTTTTGGACGATGGGGAACGGGAAGTGCCTCCAGTGAAGTCTCAACTACGTGCCCAGCAGGTCGGGGAGTGTCAGCTCAGTGGGAAGACTTGACAGAGTCTTCTGACGCAAATCAAACAGTGTCAGGCGGCGTACAACCGTGCGTAATAGGGCTTCCTACCTTTTCAGTTGTGCGTGCCACGCCGATTCGCCCTCCCCCGCGCGACGACTGA